A DNA window from Barnesiella intestinihominis YIT 11860 contains the following coding sequences:
- a CDS encoding DUF2461 domain-containing protein: protein MKEILDYLSRLRENNNREWFQAHKEEYDRLRPLFVEKIQELIQQISQFDEDIVGLEAKNCMYRIYRDIRFSPDKTPYKSYMSAYIAKGGRKSLRAGYYFHFEPGNCLLSGGVWCPEPKLLKALRQAVYDNYDELKDIVENKEFKSLYRDWVGETLKIVPRPFPRDCEQAAWLKRKDYVVVNVKPDDFFGSPDWIEKAAHDFHIMKPLNDFLNYTVDEVYDL from the coding sequence ATGAAAGAAATATTGGATTATTTGTCCCGATTGAGAGAAAACAACAATAGAGAATGGTTTCAAGCTCATAAGGAAGAGTATGATCGGTTGCGTCCTTTGTTTGTTGAGAAAATCCAAGAACTTATACAGCAAATATCGCAGTTCGACGAAGATATCGTGGGGTTGGAGGCTAAGAACTGTATGTATCGCATTTATCGTGATATTCGTTTCTCGCCGGATAAAACTCCGTATAAATCGTATATGTCCGCTTATATAGCGAAGGGTGGCCGTAAAAGTTTGCGTGCCGGGTATTATTTCCATTTCGAACCGGGGAATTGTCTGTTGAGCGGGGGCGTTTGGTGTCCGGAACCCAAATTGTTGAAAGCTCTGCGCCAAGCGGTTTACGATAATTATGACGAGCTGAAAGATATTGTGGAAAACAAAGAGTTTAAATCGTTGTATCGGGACTGGGTAGGGGAAACTTTGAAAATCGTTCCCAGACCGTTTCCACGGGATTGCGAACAAGCCGCATGGCTTAAACGAAAAGATTATGTGGTGGTGAATGTGAAGCCTGATGATTTTTTCGGTTCGCCCGATTGGATCGAAAAAGCGGCTCATGATTTTCACATCATGAAACCGCTGAACGATTTTCTCAATTATACGGTCGATGAAGTTTACGATTTATAG
- a CDS encoding endonuclease MutS2: protein MIYPQNFEQKIGFDQIRSLIKEKCLSTLGIDYTDRMTFSTGYESIREQLNQTWEFVRILENADDFPADFFFDVRPSIKRVRIEGTFLEETELFDLRRSLDTIQRIIRFLYPGEEEEIKYPYLYKLSKEISSFPDLIKRIDLILDKFGHIKDNASPQLAHIRSNISSTLSGISRSLNAILRTAQSEGFVDKEVSPTMRDGRLVIPVAPSYKRKIRGIVHDESASGKTIFIEPAEVVEANNRVRELENEERREITRILTSFTDELRPAIDEIIYSYEFLAEIDFIRAKALFAEEIGGVLPTFENTRQIEWFHAVHPLLYLSLKRQGKTIVPLDLTLDEKNRILLISGPNAGGKSVCLKTVGLLQYMLQCGLLVPMHDNSRTGIFKDIFIDIGDEQSIEDDLSTYSSHLTHMKYFVRNANENSLLLIDEFGGGTEPQIGGAIAEALLDRFNQKHAYGIITTHYQNLKHFAEDSEGIINGAMLYDRHLMQPLFKLSIGNPGSSFAIEIARKIGLPEEVIAAASEKVGSAYIDMDKYLQDIVRDKRYWESKRQNIRQREKKLEELTARYEADLIALEKQRKELLKQAKGDAAQLLAEANARIENTIREIKEAQAEKEKTRIARQKFEQFKTELEETPTVDDKISKKLKQINDRKKRKQQKREESNLQPTTHTVLMKGDSVRLKGQNSVGEVLSVNGNEITVAFGLLKSTVKADRLEKVSKNQIKKENSKATFISSQTTDDMREKQLNFKQEIDVRGMRADEALQAVTYFIDDAIQVGCTRVRILHGTGTGVLRQVIRQYLKTVSGVSHFQDEHVQLGGAGITVVELN from the coding sequence GTGATATATCCACAAAATTTCGAACAAAAAATAGGATTCGACCAAATTCGATCGCTCATTAAAGAAAAATGTCTCAGCACATTGGGTATCGATTATACCGATAGAATGACGTTTTCTACCGGTTACGAATCCATACGGGAACAACTGAATCAAACATGGGAATTTGTACGCATTCTTGAAAATGCCGATGACTTTCCCGCCGATTTCTTTTTCGATGTACGACCGTCGATAAAACGAGTTCGTATAGAAGGAACCTTTTTGGAAGAAACCGAATTATTCGACCTGCGGAGGTCGCTCGACACCATACAACGCATTATCCGATTTTTATATCCCGGAGAAGAGGAAGAAATCAAATACCCTTATCTATATAAACTGTCGAAAGAGATAAGTTCTTTTCCCGATTTAATCAAACGAATCGATCTCATTCTCGATAAGTTCGGACATATCAAAGACAATGCCTCCCCCCAACTGGCTCACATTCGCAGTAATATATCCTCCACGTTATCTGGTATATCCCGAAGCCTGAATGCAATACTGAGGACTGCCCAGAGTGAAGGATTCGTAGATAAAGAAGTCAGCCCCACTATGCGAGACGGACGCTTGGTAATACCAGTAGCACCTTCGTACAAACGAAAAATCAGGGGTATCGTACACGACGAATCGGCTAGCGGAAAGACCATATTCATCGAACCTGCCGAAGTTGTGGAAGCGAACAATCGAGTTAGGGAACTCGAAAACGAAGAACGTCGAGAAATCACACGTATTTTAACATCGTTTACCGACGAACTTCGTCCGGCTATCGATGAAATCATCTACTCCTATGAATTCCTCGCCGAAATCGACTTTATTCGGGCGAAAGCCCTCTTTGCCGAGGAAATAGGCGGAGTCTTACCCACTTTTGAAAATACTCGGCAAATCGAATGGTTTCACGCCGTACACCCCTTGCTTTACCTATCGTTGAAACGGCAAGGGAAAACAATCGTACCACTCGATTTGACGTTAGACGAAAAGAACAGAATACTGCTTATCTCCGGCCCGAATGCCGGAGGAAAATCGGTCTGTCTCAAAACCGTCGGGCTTTTACAATATATGTTGCAATGCGGACTGTTGGTTCCCATGCACGACAATTCCCGAACCGGCATATTCAAGGATATATTTATCGATATCGGCGATGAGCAATCTATCGAAGACGATTTGAGTACATATAGTTCTCACCTCACACACATGAAGTATTTCGTACGTAATGCGAATGAGAACAGCCTTTTACTTATCGATGAATTCGGCGGGGGAACCGAACCGCAAATCGGAGGAGCCATAGCAGAAGCATTATTGGACCGATTCAACCAAAAACATGCCTATGGAATCATCACGACCCACTATCAAAACTTGAAACACTTTGCCGAAGATTCAGAAGGAATCATAAACGGAGCCATGCTTTATGACCGCCATCTGATGCAACCCTTGTTCAAACTATCCATTGGCAATCCGGGGAGTTCGTTCGCCATTGAAATCGCCCGTAAGATAGGACTTCCCGAAGAAGTAATCGCTGCCGCATCAGAAAAAGTAGGTTCGGCATACATAGATATGGATAAATATTTGCAAGACATCGTTCGGGACAAACGCTACTGGGAAAGTAAACGTCAGAACATACGCCAACGGGAGAAAAAACTCGAAGAACTAACTGCCCGGTATGAAGCCGATTTGATCGCTTTGGAAAAACAACGCAAAGAACTGTTAAAACAGGCGAAAGGAGATGCCGCTCAACTTCTCGCAGAAGCCAATGCACGTATCGAAAACACGATACGGGAAATTAAAGAGGCGCAAGCAGAGAAAGAAAAAACCCGCATAGCCCGGCAGAAATTCGAACAATTCAAAACCGAATTGGAAGAAACCCCGACCGTCGACGACAAAATCAGTAAAAAACTCAAACAGATCAACGACCGGAAAAAACGGAAACAACAAAAAAGAGAAGAAAGCAATCTACAACCTACCACTCACACCGTTTTAATGAAAGGCGACTCCGTTCGCTTGAAAGGCCAAAATTCTGTGGGTGAAGTCCTTTCCGTCAACGGTAATGAAATTACCGTCGCTTTCGGACTGCTGAAATCGACCGTCAAAGCCGACCGTTTGGAAAAGGTCAGCAAAAACCAAATCAAAAAAGAAAATTCGAAAGCCACTTTTATCAGTTCGCAAACAACCGACGATATGAGGGAAAAGCAACTGAATTTCAAGCAAGAAATCGATGTGAGAGGCATGCGGGCCGACGAAGCGTTACAAGCTGTTACCTATTTCATAGACGATGCCATACAAGTAGGTTGTACTCGCGTACGCATTTTGCATGGCACTGGAACTGGCGTTCTTCGACAAGTCATCAGACAATACCTCAAAACTGTATCGGGAGTCTCCCACTTCCAAGACGAACACGTCCAGTTGGGAGGAGCCGGTATTACGGTCGTGGAACTAAACTGA